tcattcactttggTAATTATTCATTCAACGAGGTGGTGGGAATACAGGGTGAAAGACAAGAGTCCTGTTCTCATAAAGCTAATATTTTACTGTATAGAGAAGAATGTTGAGAAGGAACACCGCAGAATAGTGCTGCAGACATAGCAAACTGCAAATTCAAAGGTACTTAAGGCAGCAACTGCCTTGAGGTTTGAAAAGCAGAAAGGCCAGCGTGACTAGAGAGCAGCCAGTAAGAGGGGGAATGAAGTCTGGACGTCTGGACTTggccttcccccaacccctgcccctttctttcctttttctttttttagagacaaggtctcactctgttgcccaggctggagtgcagtggcatgaccatagcttactgcagccttgaactcctggcctcaagtgatccccctgcctcagcctcctgagtaggtaggactgCAGCTGTGCATGCCATCACACACagctaattctttttcttttttgcagagacatggtctcgttatgttgcccaggctgttctaaacccctggcctcaagcaatctcctgcctctgcttcccaaagtgctgggattataggcatgagccatggcccctggcctttttttccttttcttaaaccTTTTGACGATTTGAGAATGTACCCTATGTGCAGGGTAAAAGGGTTGACCACATTTGTGGCTGAGTTTAAATCTTCTTGAGAATAAAAGACTTTTAAGGAATGAATATGCAAAAGTgagaatgcaaatgaaaaaaagtgaactatagcaaaaagaagaaagatcttttTTGGTTGTGGAAGGCCACAGAAGAGGGGAGACTGGAGCTGTTGCTCAAAGGATTGAGAAAATACAGGTAGACAAAGAAGAGAAATGTCATTTCAAgttggggtggagtgggggatTTGGGCTTTTTGCTTAGGCAGtaattgatgttttcttttagaagagtAACAAGtaggcctggcgcagtggctcatgcctgtaatctgggaggccgaggtgggcggatagtttgaactcaggagttcgagaccagtctgagcaagagcgagacccctgtctctactaaaaatagaaagaaattagccaaaacaactaaaatatatagaaaatattagaaaatagaaagaaattagccaaaacaactaaaatatatagaaaatattagccgggcatggtggcgcatgtctgtagtcccagctactcgggaggctgaggcagaaggattgcttgagcccaggagcttgaggttgctgtgagctaggctgacgccacggcactcactctagcccgggcaacaaagcaagactctgtctcaaaaaaaaaaaaaaaaaaaactaactaaaaaaaaaaaaaaaaaagagtaacaagTAGTAATGAACATGATGAATCAAGATAGAGTGtggtgaaggaaagaaaaatctctgaatGGGAAAGCCATATTGGAAGTTTGCTAGACTAAAGCTTCCTGCGGACATGGACTGGGTCTTTGTTTATCATTGTGCCTAACCCTAATAAATCACTTATATAGTTGTTGAAATAATGAATGGAGTCTTTGTAGTGCTCCAGGGTTGAAGTTATAAAGGCTGGAGACTAGGATGGTAATTGTGGACATAGACAGGGATGGACATATTCGAAAAACTAAAGCAAAAGATTTCGCCATCTTTCATGACTGACTAATTGTAAAGGGAAGCAAAGAAACAGTCAGAAATGCTCATAAAGGTTGGTACTGGGGTGACAGGAAAGAAGGAgctataaaaaaggagaaaagtctGGGAAGGAGGTGCCTATGGTTTCATTGAACTTATATTGACCATGAGGTGATGAGAGGGCATTTGTGTGGAAATTACAGCAGGCTCAGGGAGGTCAGATGTAGACAGCAGTGTGGGATTTGCCATTTGGTAGCTTTGTGAGCCTcaggaagttacttaacctctctgaatcttggGTTCTTCATCTATGGAAAGGAGAGGATAATAGCATCTACCTCACAGGATTATTGTGAAGAACAAATGAGGCCGTGACTATAAAGCACCAGAgtacagtatctggcacatggtGTTTACTAAGTGACTATTATGAATGTCACCATGGTCAAGGGAGTGCTTTGCAAAGTTGATAGCTGAACTTGAGGGTGGCTGGTTTACGTATGAGAGAGTGTAGATAGAACAGAGGGTTACAAATGGAATCTTGAGGAATGTTGGGAagtgaaaggaggaagaaatcCAAGAGGAGGCAGGAAAGATGCTGTTCATAAGATAGACTCTGGATTGTGTAATGTGGAAACCAGGCAAATGGAGAGTTTGAGTGGCAAGGGAGGGGTGTCCTCTGCAGTGGTGGCCACCCAAAAGTATCCTTTCGAGCATGATCCCAATGCAGTAATCCAGGAAACATACCAAAGAAATCTTCATCTCTGTGTTTGCTTCTAGGATTTGTCTTGGGAGGTGCATTTGGGGTGTTTACTGCTGGCATTGATACCAACGTAGGCTTTGACCCTAAGGATCCTTACCGTACGCCGACTGCAAAAGAAGTTCTTAAAGACATGGGGCAGAGAGGAATGTCCTACGCCAAAAATTTTGCCATTGTAGGCGCCATGTTTTCTTGTACTGAGTGTTTGGTAGAATCTGTAAGTGTCTGTGCCTTCTGAGAAATCTTTGCCTGCTGCCATCTTATGACTTTTATACAGAAGTGCTCTTAATGATATTAGAAAGCAGATCAGAAACATCAGATATGTTCTAGATTGAACTTCGATAAAAAAGTCCCTGATGTaaactttttgtgtgtttataatATGGGCTTGCATTATTTCCTAGCTTTTTGTAGACAAAGTTAGATAATGATTTTAAACATGAGACTTACCGGAGAGCCCTAGCAGAAATTTTGGTTACTTCTTAAATACTGGACTTGGTTTCAGCGCTCTGGTGCCACCTGCAGGAAGCATCTGTGAATGCATGCGAATTTTAGGAACTATAGTTTTGGAAAAGATTAGGTTTCCTTTGAGAAGGGACTGAATTAGCTAACTAGGATCCCTGTGTATTTTTCCTTAATCATCCTGTTTGGCTTGTTTCTTTGGCTCTAAACTGCACTTCTCCACCCACAGTACCGGGGAAAATCAGATTGGAAGAACAGTGTCATTAGTGGCTGCATCACTGGAGGAGCCATTGGTTTCAGAGGTTAGTAAACATCACTCAAATGCTTTCCCTTTGTGGCCTTGGACAACGTGCTGAAGTTGACATTTCCAAACATATGAGTGTTCCAGGGACACTTGATATTCTTCCCTTCTGACAAATAAATCATGTTCGTTTCTGTGTCAACTCAGTTTTGGAAATTTGCTAGTATCTAGATTGGGTTTTCTCAACCTTGGtgctgttgacattttggaccagataaatCTTTGCTGGGGTTGGGTCTATCTCATGTGTcataagatgtttagcagcatccctggcctctacccaccagatgctaGTAGCACCCCTTCAATTGTGACAACTAAAAGTATCTCCCGATGTTGCCAAAAGATCCCTGAGAGGCAAATCACCCCCAGgtaagaaccactgatctagattTATCTTAGGAAAAAGGGCTGCCCCATACTGAATATGTGGGAAAACTCTCACAGTGAGTAATCCCTGGAGTGTGTTGGTATGCAGGGTAGTACAGAAGCATGGCTAGGTCCATTCAGCCCTGGGTAGCCACGTAGACTATGCTGACTTTTTGCTCCAGGCATTTCAAGTATTTAGgcattttcttaataattctAGATAATTGTGAGTTTCaattttgcatataaattataatgGTAATATCTTTCTGCAGTTGAGGATTCTTAGATGTCTATTGAAAGCCAAGTACAGATATTCTAAAAGTATTAGATTATCAGCTGTAAACAACAAACAAACTAGTTCCCTGTGCCTTCCCTCTGTTGGCATATCCATCACGAGTGTGTGGTGTGGGACCTCACTGACCTGACTTTGCTAGAAGCAGCAGTGTTATTGCTGGGCCACTCTCCATCTGTCATGCCCTGACTTACCCAGAGCAgaaagcctgttttctcatcttctgAGAGTTGGGATGATTTGCTGTCATGCAGACCTGCTTTTGCTCGTCAAAAGCAATTTATAATTCGTAGAGTAACTTCTCTTTTGGTCTTCCCTTTGCTCAGCTTTGTCAGGGCCTCCTCGAGAAACTCAGCTCTCTCCAAGACTGCTTTGATCACCTTCCCAGGAATTTATTCCATAAACAAATCAGGGTAAAAGGCCATATGCTTTCATTTGATTCCAAGGGCTGGTTCTTTTAACCAGTTTCCTGCCTGTGAGGGGCTATTTCCATAAGACTGGAAATCTTAATTCCTTGAATGAGAAAAGCTAAACAAATGTACATTTAGATAAAACACCCTGGATTAAATCATATGCTTTGCTTCCTTGAAGTCTTAGAGAGCTGTGATAGGCTGAGTGACTTAGAACGCTTAAgctggttttttttcctttttacatctGTGGATGTGCAGACCTTTCGTGAATGCAGCCTGACCCAGCCCCTGTCACCAAGGTAATGTTATTTCTGTTTGCTCTACAGCTGGCTTGAAGGCTGGGGCCATTGGCTGTGGAGGTTTCGCTGCTTTCTCTGCTGCAATCGATTATTACCTACGGTGAGAGCAATCGCCTGTGGCGAAGGAAGACGCCAGCCCTGGATCAGAGCTGTGCTTTGGAGGATGATTTCTGCACAGCTCCAGGGCCCGTGCTTCAGGGACTGAAGACATTTGTTCTCCCTCACATAGTTGGTGTTGTGAGGAGGCAGCCACACTGTCCTCTCCTGGACTCCGGCCAGGCTTGACAGGAGATGTGCCAAGTCAGAGTCTCTCCTTAGAGCAGATCGGGAGACAGTGTGTGGACTTGTAGGAATTAAGCTGCACAAAGGTTCAGTCCTGACCACAACTGGCCCTCTAGGTTGTTTGGTGCTGTGGGCCAGAGGTGACTGCATCTTTGCACATACCCAGGAAGCTGTTCTACCTTGGAGCTCCATGCAGCCATTCATCTCGCATACCAGGGCAGGGTAAGGTAAATTTATGCCATCCGACCAATTATGTTATTTGTTTAGCATTCTGCCATCtttgttgaaaaaatatatatttatataacagtttaaaatgttggtttatttttatttttaaattccacaatTCCAAAAATAGTGCCAGGTGGCTCAGAGATTGAACAtccaaagggaaagggaaagctCCTGAGAAGTCAGGGAACGTCAGATCCTCAGGGTCTGTCGAGGAGTGTGTTATCCTCACCAAGATTGTTAGGTCAGCCAAGGCCTCTCCCCCAAGAAACCTAGCCTAGCCCCTTCCCGGGATGCATTGCAATTCCACACATAGGCCCTGTCGGCCTCTAAGAAGCCCTCCTGCGGGCTGGCTGATAGGCTTGCCTGCAGTTTGCTGAACCACACATT
The Eulemur rufifrons isolate Redbay chromosome 9, OSU_ERuf_1, whole genome shotgun sequence DNA segment above includes these coding regions:
- the TIMM22 gene encoding mitochondrial import inner membrane translocase subunit Tim22 yields the protein MAATSPSAGGSAPEATGSTEAPLQYSLLLQYLVGDKRQPRILEPGSLGGIPSPAKSDEQKMIEKAMESCAFKAALACVGGFVLGGAFGVFTAGIDTNVGFDPKDPYRTPTAKEVLKDMGQRGMSYAKNFAIVGAMFSCTECLVESYRGKSDWKNSVISGCITGGAIGFRAGLKAGAIGCGGFAAFSAAIDYYLR